The Oenanthe melanoleuca isolate GR-GAL-2019-014 chromosome 1A, OMel1.0, whole genome shotgun sequence genome contains a region encoding:
- the GTSE1 gene encoding G2 and S phase-expressed protein 1 isoform X2: protein MSRGGDTPRPEPMSGARTERDGAARPARPSRAAVGGPAPTTSPRMHRECRVSFEPANEGARGASRERGALSKCGRVRGAAGTMEEKKEMSAHSQSHEIETKLDVCMSNVSDFDLLTDEKFDFDLSLSSTSGNEDEVFVGPVGHKERCIAASIEAKKCVSSFDDKLMWSPLQGEKFVEIFKEARLLALQIEAGSKDTETKISQTEEQENKAVETFVEDSKSKLKILRNKTIDLSPRAVKRETYCVQDSPACQLPPCFQKASHELVTDGQVHALPAPPDRSPVKICVSPTKNASLPLTEEQKTKETNTKAIGKLPMARPSSTFGKSNLLTIDKLKRGKTTSISTRRDLNSMGSSEDVFSDKSSIALDAVESSFSSSSSVQDTKVLPAPSKPGLKKMSYLKCPRAVSGLPRKATSSSSSSVSSMNSSLNSSLPISPIGKKGKSNLSSKASVSGSKLPSGTSRLALVRPTTVSSLQAANTEKSKKQVRSASTPKVSSAINLAKSSASATLSEAAGSGIQRPSSVPSLQQLCQQNKDGISTKGSLCPKPKARVLSASTSQTKAPVKTQDATPNKLAQKAAPSLGLTFCGTPGSAMAVSTPMKGSEDKVFQGFCFPEKSATMTPASVKRSGLPTPVRRLSGLPAVTPRTVPRVAFSPHAASLRQSCSFSTKKTFTAGPKQKQESKTQTSSEDDTSPPPVPPLVLNFSPEKTAAEGVENALKEAEVQNKLAEVQNQLAEEKQPEALLLDIGADKSLPHTSECESRPLIDLSNTPEVSKITSPKPVLSGQIKLIDLSSPLITLSPDVNKENLDSPLLKF, encoded by the exons ATGAGCCGCGGGGGTGACACACCACGGCCAGAGCCTATGTCAGGGGCGAGGACAGAGCGGGATGGGGCGGCGCGGCCTGCGcggcccagcagagcagccgTTGGGGGCCCTGCTCCAACTACAAGCCCCAGAATGCACCGGGAGTGCCGTGTATCCTTCGAACCGGCCAATGAGGGCGCGAGGGGCGCGTCACGTGAGCGGGGCGCGCTTTCCAAGTGCGGGCGGGTGCGCGGCGCGGCTG GTActatggaggaaaaaaaagaaatgtcagcACATAGCCAGAGTCATGAGATTGAAACAAAACTGGATGTTTGCATGAGCAATG TTTCAGACTTTGATCTTCTGACTGATGAAAAGTTTGATTTTGACCTTTCACTCTCTTCAACAAG tGGAAATGAAGATGAAGTTTTTGTTGGACCTGTGGGACACAAAGAAAGATGTATTGCTGCCAGTATTGAAGCAAAAAAGTGTGTATCTTCTTTTGATGATAAACTCATGTGGAGCCCGCTTCAAGGAGAGAAATTTGTGGAAATTTTCAAAGAAGCTCGTTTGTTGGCACTGCAAATAGAGGCTGGAAGCAAGGACACAGAGACCAAAATAAGCCAAACAGAAGAACAGGAAAACAAGGCTGTAGAAACATTTGTGGAGGACTCAAAGTCAAAGCTGAAGATACTGAGAAACAAAACTATAGACTTAAGTCCCAGGGCTGTTAAACGGGAAACATACTGTGTGCAGGACAGCCCAGCATGTCAGCTGCCACCTTGTTTTCAGAAGGCATCGCATGAACTTGTGACAGATGGCCAAGTACAtgctcttcctgctcctcctgacaGAAGCCCTGTTAAAATTTGTGTGTCTCCTACAAAAAATGCCAGTTTGCCCCTGACAGAGGAACAGAAAACTAAGGAAACAAATACAAAGGCAATTGGCAAACTGCCAATGGCAAGACCATCATCTACTTTTGGTAAAAGCAATTTGTTGACAATTGACAAG CTCAAACGAGGAAAAACTACAAGTATTTCTACAAGAAGAGACTTAAACAGCATGGGATCATCTGAAGATGTATTTTCTGATAAATCTAGTATTGCTTTAGATGCTGTTGAGTCTTCCTTCAGTAGCAGTTCCTCAGTGCAAGACACAAAAGTCCTTCCTGCACCAAGTAAG CCTGGCTTAAAGAAGATGTCATATCTGAAATGTCCTCGTGCTGTCAGCGGTCTCCCAAGAAAGGCtacatcatcatcttcatcatcagTTTCCAGCATGAACTCAAGTCTTAATTCAAGTTTACCCATTTCTCCTATAGGCAAAAAAG GAAAATCAAACTTGTCATCAAAAGCTAGTGTGAGTGGCTCTAAGCTTCCATCTGGTACAAGCAGGCTGGCCCTTGTCAGACCTACCACAGTGtcatctctgcaggctgccaATACTGAGAAATCCAAGAAGCAAGTGAGATCAGCTAGTACTCCCAAAGTATCTAGTGCTATAAACCTGGCTAAATCTTCAGCTTCTGCAACATTATCtgaggctgcaggcagtggaaTTCAGAGACCAAGCTCTGTTCCCAGTCTGCAGCAGCTATGTCAGCAGAATAAAGATGGGATTTCAACAAAAGGAAGCCTGTGTCCAAAGCCCAAGGCTAGAGTTCTGTCTGCTTCAACAAGTCAAACTAAGGCTCCTGTGAAGACTCAAG ATGCAACACCAAACAAATTGGCACAAAAAGCAGCACCATCTCTTGGATTAACATTTTGTGGCACACCTGGAAG TGCCATGGCAGTCAGCACTCCTATGAAAGGCTCAGAAGATAAGGTTTTCcaggggttttgttttcctgagaaGTCTGCCACCATGACTCCTGCCAGTGTGAAGCGGTCTGGCCTGCCTACGCCTGTCCGTCGGCTCTCGGGGCTCCCAGCAGTGACTCCCAGAACTGTGCCCAGAGTGGCATTCTCGCCACACGCTGCATCTCTTCggcaaagctgcagcttttctaCCAAAAAGACTTTTACAGCTGG TCCTAAACAGAAACAAGAGAGTAAGACACAGACATCTTCAGAGGATGATACATCTCCTCCACCTGTGCCACCTCTTGTACTTAACTTCTCACCAGAGAAAACTGCTGCAGAAGGAGtagaaaatgcattaaaagaGGCAGAAGTACAAAATAAGCTGGCTGAAGTACAAAATCAGCTGGCTGAGGAGAAACAACCTGAG gctttacTGCTAGATATTGGAGCAGACAAGTCTCTCCCACACACTTCTGAGTGTGAAAGTAGACCTTTGATTGACCTTTCCAATACTCCTGAAGTGAGTAAGATTACTTCTCCAAAGCCTGTGTTATCTGGACAGATAAAG ctgatTGATTTGAGTTCTCCTCTTATCACTCTGAGCCCTGATGTAAACAAAGAAAATCTGGATTCCCCTCTACTCAAGTTCTGA
- the GTSE1 gene encoding G2 and S phase-expressed protein 1 isoform X1 — MSRGGDTPRPEPMSGARTERDGAARPARPSRAAVGGPAPTTSPRMHRECRVSFEPANEGARGASRERGALSKCGRVRGAAGELGTMEEKKEMSAHSQSHEIETKLDVCMSNVSDFDLLTDEKFDFDLSLSSTSGNEDEVFVGPVGHKERCIAASIEAKKCVSSFDDKLMWSPLQGEKFVEIFKEARLLALQIEAGSKDTETKISQTEEQENKAVETFVEDSKSKLKILRNKTIDLSPRAVKRETYCVQDSPACQLPPCFQKASHELVTDGQVHALPAPPDRSPVKICVSPTKNASLPLTEEQKTKETNTKAIGKLPMARPSSTFGKSNLLTIDKLKRGKTTSISTRRDLNSMGSSEDVFSDKSSIALDAVESSFSSSSSVQDTKVLPAPSKPGLKKMSYLKCPRAVSGLPRKATSSSSSSVSSMNSSLNSSLPISPIGKKGKSNLSSKASVSGSKLPSGTSRLALVRPTTVSSLQAANTEKSKKQVRSASTPKVSSAINLAKSSASATLSEAAGSGIQRPSSVPSLQQLCQQNKDGISTKGSLCPKPKARVLSASTSQTKAPVKTQDATPNKLAQKAAPSLGLTFCGTPGSAMAVSTPMKGSEDKVFQGFCFPEKSATMTPASVKRSGLPTPVRRLSGLPAVTPRTVPRVAFSPHAASLRQSCSFSTKKTFTAGPKQKQESKTQTSSEDDTSPPPVPPLVLNFSPEKTAAEGVENALKEAEVQNKLAEVQNQLAEEKQPEALLLDIGADKSLPHTSECESRPLIDLSNTPEVSKITSPKPVLSGQIKLIDLSSPLITLSPDVNKENLDSPLLKF; from the exons ATGAGCCGCGGGGGTGACACACCACGGCCAGAGCCTATGTCAGGGGCGAGGACAGAGCGGGATGGGGCGGCGCGGCCTGCGcggcccagcagagcagccgTTGGGGGCCCTGCTCCAACTACAAGCCCCAGAATGCACCGGGAGTGCCGTGTATCCTTCGAACCGGCCAATGAGGGCGCGAGGGGCGCGTCACGTGAGCGGGGCGCGCTTTCCAAGTGCGGGCGGGTGCGCGGCGCGGCTGGTGAGCTCG GTActatggaggaaaaaaaagaaatgtcagcACATAGCCAGAGTCATGAGATTGAAACAAAACTGGATGTTTGCATGAGCAATG TTTCAGACTTTGATCTTCTGACTGATGAAAAGTTTGATTTTGACCTTTCACTCTCTTCAACAAG tGGAAATGAAGATGAAGTTTTTGTTGGACCTGTGGGACACAAAGAAAGATGTATTGCTGCCAGTATTGAAGCAAAAAAGTGTGTATCTTCTTTTGATGATAAACTCATGTGGAGCCCGCTTCAAGGAGAGAAATTTGTGGAAATTTTCAAAGAAGCTCGTTTGTTGGCACTGCAAATAGAGGCTGGAAGCAAGGACACAGAGACCAAAATAAGCCAAACAGAAGAACAGGAAAACAAGGCTGTAGAAACATTTGTGGAGGACTCAAAGTCAAAGCTGAAGATACTGAGAAACAAAACTATAGACTTAAGTCCCAGGGCTGTTAAACGGGAAACATACTGTGTGCAGGACAGCCCAGCATGTCAGCTGCCACCTTGTTTTCAGAAGGCATCGCATGAACTTGTGACAGATGGCCAAGTACAtgctcttcctgctcctcctgacaGAAGCCCTGTTAAAATTTGTGTGTCTCCTACAAAAAATGCCAGTTTGCCCCTGACAGAGGAACAGAAAACTAAGGAAACAAATACAAAGGCAATTGGCAAACTGCCAATGGCAAGACCATCATCTACTTTTGGTAAAAGCAATTTGTTGACAATTGACAAG CTCAAACGAGGAAAAACTACAAGTATTTCTACAAGAAGAGACTTAAACAGCATGGGATCATCTGAAGATGTATTTTCTGATAAATCTAGTATTGCTTTAGATGCTGTTGAGTCTTCCTTCAGTAGCAGTTCCTCAGTGCAAGACACAAAAGTCCTTCCTGCACCAAGTAAG CCTGGCTTAAAGAAGATGTCATATCTGAAATGTCCTCGTGCTGTCAGCGGTCTCCCAAGAAAGGCtacatcatcatcttcatcatcagTTTCCAGCATGAACTCAAGTCTTAATTCAAGTTTACCCATTTCTCCTATAGGCAAAAAAG GAAAATCAAACTTGTCATCAAAAGCTAGTGTGAGTGGCTCTAAGCTTCCATCTGGTACAAGCAGGCTGGCCCTTGTCAGACCTACCACAGTGtcatctctgcaggctgccaATACTGAGAAATCCAAGAAGCAAGTGAGATCAGCTAGTACTCCCAAAGTATCTAGTGCTATAAACCTGGCTAAATCTTCAGCTTCTGCAACATTATCtgaggctgcaggcagtggaaTTCAGAGACCAAGCTCTGTTCCCAGTCTGCAGCAGCTATGTCAGCAGAATAAAGATGGGATTTCAACAAAAGGAAGCCTGTGTCCAAAGCCCAAGGCTAGAGTTCTGTCTGCTTCAACAAGTCAAACTAAGGCTCCTGTGAAGACTCAAG ATGCAACACCAAACAAATTGGCACAAAAAGCAGCACCATCTCTTGGATTAACATTTTGTGGCACACCTGGAAG TGCCATGGCAGTCAGCACTCCTATGAAAGGCTCAGAAGATAAGGTTTTCcaggggttttgttttcctgagaaGTCTGCCACCATGACTCCTGCCAGTGTGAAGCGGTCTGGCCTGCCTACGCCTGTCCGTCGGCTCTCGGGGCTCCCAGCAGTGACTCCCAGAACTGTGCCCAGAGTGGCATTCTCGCCACACGCTGCATCTCTTCggcaaagctgcagcttttctaCCAAAAAGACTTTTACAGCTGG TCCTAAACAGAAACAAGAGAGTAAGACACAGACATCTTCAGAGGATGATACATCTCCTCCACCTGTGCCACCTCTTGTACTTAACTTCTCACCAGAGAAAACTGCTGCAGAAGGAGtagaaaatgcattaaaagaGGCAGAAGTACAAAATAAGCTGGCTGAAGTACAAAATCAGCTGGCTGAGGAGAAACAACCTGAG gctttacTGCTAGATATTGGAGCAGACAAGTCTCTCCCACACACTTCTGAGTGTGAAAGTAGACCTTTGATTGACCTTTCCAATACTCCTGAAGTGAGTAAGATTACTTCTCCAAAGCCTGTGTTATCTGGACAGATAAAG ctgatTGATTTGAGTTCTCCTCTTATCACTCTGAGCCCTGATGTAAACAAAGAAAATCTGGATTCCCCTCTACTCAAGTTCTGA
- the GTSE1 gene encoding G2 and S phase-expressed protein 1 isoform X4 encodes MEEKKEMSAHSQSHEIETKLDVCMSNVSDFDLLTDEKFDFDLSLSSTSGNEDEVFVGPVGHKERCIAASIEAKKCVSSFDDKLMWSPLQGEKFVEIFKEARLLALQIEAGSKDTETKISQTEEQENKAVETFVEDSKSKLKILRNKTIDLSPRAVKRETYCVQDSPACQLPPCFQKASHELVTDGQVHALPAPPDRSPVKICVSPTKNASLPLTEEQKTKETNTKAIGKLPMARPSSTFGKSNLLTIDKLKRGKTTSISTRRDLNSMGSSEDVFSDKSSIALDAVESSFSSSSSVQDTKVLPAPSKPGLKKMSYLKCPRAVSGLPRKATSSSSSSVSSMNSSLNSSLPISPIGKKGKSNLSSKASVSGSKLPSGTSRLALVRPTTVSSLQAANTEKSKKQVRSASTPKVSSAINLAKSSASATLSEAAGSGIQRPSSVPSLQQLCQQNKDGISTKGSLCPKPKARVLSASTSQTKAPVKTQDATPNKLAQKAAPSLGLTFCGTPGSAMAVSTPMKGSEDKVFQGFCFPEKSATMTPASVKRSGLPTPVRRLSGLPAVTPRTVPRVAFSPHAASLRQSCSFSTKKTFTAGPKQKQESKTQTSSEDDTSPPPVPPLVLNFSPEKTAAEGVENALKEAEVQNKLAEVQNQLAEEKQPEALLLDIGADKSLPHTSECESRPLIDLSNTPEVSKITSPKPVLSGQIKLIDLSSPLITLSPDVNKENLDSPLLKF; translated from the exons atggaggaaaaaaaagaaatgtcagcACATAGCCAGAGTCATGAGATTGAAACAAAACTGGATGTTTGCATGAGCAATG TTTCAGACTTTGATCTTCTGACTGATGAAAAGTTTGATTTTGACCTTTCACTCTCTTCAACAAG tGGAAATGAAGATGAAGTTTTTGTTGGACCTGTGGGACACAAAGAAAGATGTATTGCTGCCAGTATTGAAGCAAAAAAGTGTGTATCTTCTTTTGATGATAAACTCATGTGGAGCCCGCTTCAAGGAGAGAAATTTGTGGAAATTTTCAAAGAAGCTCGTTTGTTGGCACTGCAAATAGAGGCTGGAAGCAAGGACACAGAGACCAAAATAAGCCAAACAGAAGAACAGGAAAACAAGGCTGTAGAAACATTTGTGGAGGACTCAAAGTCAAAGCTGAAGATACTGAGAAACAAAACTATAGACTTAAGTCCCAGGGCTGTTAAACGGGAAACATACTGTGTGCAGGACAGCCCAGCATGTCAGCTGCCACCTTGTTTTCAGAAGGCATCGCATGAACTTGTGACAGATGGCCAAGTACAtgctcttcctgctcctcctgacaGAAGCCCTGTTAAAATTTGTGTGTCTCCTACAAAAAATGCCAGTTTGCCCCTGACAGAGGAACAGAAAACTAAGGAAACAAATACAAAGGCAATTGGCAAACTGCCAATGGCAAGACCATCATCTACTTTTGGTAAAAGCAATTTGTTGACAATTGACAAG CTCAAACGAGGAAAAACTACAAGTATTTCTACAAGAAGAGACTTAAACAGCATGGGATCATCTGAAGATGTATTTTCTGATAAATCTAGTATTGCTTTAGATGCTGTTGAGTCTTCCTTCAGTAGCAGTTCCTCAGTGCAAGACACAAAAGTCCTTCCTGCACCAAGTAAG CCTGGCTTAAAGAAGATGTCATATCTGAAATGTCCTCGTGCTGTCAGCGGTCTCCCAAGAAAGGCtacatcatcatcttcatcatcagTTTCCAGCATGAACTCAAGTCTTAATTCAAGTTTACCCATTTCTCCTATAGGCAAAAAAG GAAAATCAAACTTGTCATCAAAAGCTAGTGTGAGTGGCTCTAAGCTTCCATCTGGTACAAGCAGGCTGGCCCTTGTCAGACCTACCACAGTGtcatctctgcaggctgccaATACTGAGAAATCCAAGAAGCAAGTGAGATCAGCTAGTACTCCCAAAGTATCTAGTGCTATAAACCTGGCTAAATCTTCAGCTTCTGCAACATTATCtgaggctgcaggcagtggaaTTCAGAGACCAAGCTCTGTTCCCAGTCTGCAGCAGCTATGTCAGCAGAATAAAGATGGGATTTCAACAAAAGGAAGCCTGTGTCCAAAGCCCAAGGCTAGAGTTCTGTCTGCTTCAACAAGTCAAACTAAGGCTCCTGTGAAGACTCAAG ATGCAACACCAAACAAATTGGCACAAAAAGCAGCACCATCTCTTGGATTAACATTTTGTGGCACACCTGGAAG TGCCATGGCAGTCAGCACTCCTATGAAAGGCTCAGAAGATAAGGTTTTCcaggggttttgttttcctgagaaGTCTGCCACCATGACTCCTGCCAGTGTGAAGCGGTCTGGCCTGCCTACGCCTGTCCGTCGGCTCTCGGGGCTCCCAGCAGTGACTCCCAGAACTGTGCCCAGAGTGGCATTCTCGCCACACGCTGCATCTCTTCggcaaagctgcagcttttctaCCAAAAAGACTTTTACAGCTGG TCCTAAACAGAAACAAGAGAGTAAGACACAGACATCTTCAGAGGATGATACATCTCCTCCACCTGTGCCACCTCTTGTACTTAACTTCTCACCAGAGAAAACTGCTGCAGAAGGAGtagaaaatgcattaaaagaGGCAGAAGTACAAAATAAGCTGGCTGAAGTACAAAATCAGCTGGCTGAGGAGAAACAACCTGAG gctttacTGCTAGATATTGGAGCAGACAAGTCTCTCCCACACACTTCTGAGTGTGAAAGTAGACCTTTGATTGACCTTTCCAATACTCCTGAAGTGAGTAAGATTACTTCTCCAAAGCCTGTGTTATCTGGACAGATAAAG ctgatTGATTTGAGTTCTCCTCTTATCACTCTGAGCCCTGATGTAAACAAAGAAAATCTGGATTCCCCTCTACTCAAGTTCTGA
- the TRMU gene encoding mitochondrial tRNA-specific 2-thiouridylase 1 — translation MLAAQGRRVACAVSGGVDSAVAALLLRRRGYQVTGVFMKNWDPLDEQGACSVDRDCEDAYRVCQKLDIPFHQVSYVKEYWNEVFSDLLKEYELGRTPNPDILCNKHIKFNYFLHYAMDNLGADAIATGHYARTSLEDEEVFQQKHTKRPQKLFRNRFEVRNTVKLLQGADLFKDQTFFLSQISQDALRKTIFPLGDLTKSFVKKIAAEHDLHHVLKKKESMGVCFIGERNFEKFLLEYLEPQPGNFVSIEDKKVMGRHKGWFLFTIGQRARLAGLKEAWFVVDKDVSTGDVFVAPSRDHPALYRDLLRTARVHWIAEEPPPELVREKMMECHFRFRHQMALVPCVLTLNQDGSVWVTLVKPARAITPGQFAVFYKGDECLGSGKILRIGPSVYTLQQGKNREESPKKEEIDKAEPAT, via the exons ATGCTGGCGGCCCAGGGGCGCCGCGTGGCCTGCGCCGTGTCCGGCGGCGTGGACAGCGCCGTGGCCGCGCTGCTGCTGCGCCGCCGAg GCTACCAGGTGACAGGTGTGTTTATGAAGAACTGGGACCCTCTGGATGAGCAGGGAGCTTGCTCTGTTGACAGAGATTGCGAAGATGCTTATCGGGTGTGCCAGAAGCTTGATATCCCGTTTCACCAGGTTTCCTACGTGAAGGAATACTGGAATGAAGTATTCAG TGACCTCTTGAAAGAGTATGAATTGGGAAGGACGCCTAATCCTGATATTTTGTGTAACAAGCACATCAAATTCAACTACTTCCTGCATTATGCTATGGATAACCTTG GAGCAGATGCAATTGCTACTGGGCATTATGCCAGGACCTCACTGGAGGATGAGGAAGTGTTTCAACAGAAACATACTAAAAGACCACAGAAGCTTTTCAGAAACCGTTTTGAAGTTAGAAATA CTGTGAAACTCCTTCAAGGGGCTGACCTCTTTAAGGACCAGACCTTCTTTCTAAGTCAGATTTCACAGGATGCTTTGAGGAAAACCATCTTCCCTTTAGGGGATTTAACAAAAAGTTTTGTAAAGAAGATAGCAGCAGAACATGACCTTCATCATGtgctaaagaaaaaagag AGTATGGGGGTCTGTTTCATTGGTGaaagaaactttgaaaaattCCTTCTTGAG TATTTGGAACCTCAACCAGGTAACTTTGTTTCCATTGAAGATAAGAAGGTGATGGGAAGACACAAAG GTTGGTTCCTCTTCACAATAGGCCAGAGGGCTCGGCTGGCAGGCCTCAAGGAGGCTTGGTTTGTTGTAGACAAAGATGTCAGCACTGGAGATGTCTTTGTG GCACCGTCCCGAGATCACCCTGCTCTGTACAGAGACCTGCTGCGGACAGCCCGAGTGCACTGGATAGcggaggagccgccgccggAGCTCGTCAGGGAGAAGATGATGGAGTGTCACTTCAGATTCCGCCACCAGATGGCACTGG TACCTTGTGTCCTGACTCTAAACCAAGATGGGAGTGTGTGGGTAACACTAGTGAAGCCAGCAAGAGCTATCACACCTGGACAG TTTGCTGTGTTCTACAAGGGAGATGAGTGCCTGGGCAGTGGGAAGATCCTGAGGATAGGCCCATCAGTGTACACCCTGCAACAGGGCAAAAACAGAGAGGAGAGTCCAAAGAAGGAAGAGATTGACAAAGCAGAACCAGCAACATAA
- the GTSE1 gene encoding G2 and S phase-expressed protein 1 isoform X3 — translation MGTMEEKKEMSAHSQSHEIETKLDVCMSNVSDFDLLTDEKFDFDLSLSSTSGNEDEVFVGPVGHKERCIAASIEAKKCVSSFDDKLMWSPLQGEKFVEIFKEARLLALQIEAGSKDTETKISQTEEQENKAVETFVEDSKSKLKILRNKTIDLSPRAVKRETYCVQDSPACQLPPCFQKASHELVTDGQVHALPAPPDRSPVKICVSPTKNASLPLTEEQKTKETNTKAIGKLPMARPSSTFGKSNLLTIDKLKRGKTTSISTRRDLNSMGSSEDVFSDKSSIALDAVESSFSSSSSVQDTKVLPAPSKPGLKKMSYLKCPRAVSGLPRKATSSSSSSVSSMNSSLNSSLPISPIGKKGKSNLSSKASVSGSKLPSGTSRLALVRPTTVSSLQAANTEKSKKQVRSASTPKVSSAINLAKSSASATLSEAAGSGIQRPSSVPSLQQLCQQNKDGISTKGSLCPKPKARVLSASTSQTKAPVKTQDATPNKLAQKAAPSLGLTFCGTPGSAMAVSTPMKGSEDKVFQGFCFPEKSATMTPASVKRSGLPTPVRRLSGLPAVTPRTVPRVAFSPHAASLRQSCSFSTKKTFTAGPKQKQESKTQTSSEDDTSPPPVPPLVLNFSPEKTAAEGVENALKEAEVQNKLAEVQNQLAEEKQPEALLLDIGADKSLPHTSECESRPLIDLSNTPEVSKITSPKPVLSGQIKLIDLSSPLITLSPDVNKENLDSPLLKF, via the exons ATGG GTActatggaggaaaaaaaagaaatgtcagcACATAGCCAGAGTCATGAGATTGAAACAAAACTGGATGTTTGCATGAGCAATG TTTCAGACTTTGATCTTCTGACTGATGAAAAGTTTGATTTTGACCTTTCACTCTCTTCAACAAG tGGAAATGAAGATGAAGTTTTTGTTGGACCTGTGGGACACAAAGAAAGATGTATTGCTGCCAGTATTGAAGCAAAAAAGTGTGTATCTTCTTTTGATGATAAACTCATGTGGAGCCCGCTTCAAGGAGAGAAATTTGTGGAAATTTTCAAAGAAGCTCGTTTGTTGGCACTGCAAATAGAGGCTGGAAGCAAGGACACAGAGACCAAAATAAGCCAAACAGAAGAACAGGAAAACAAGGCTGTAGAAACATTTGTGGAGGACTCAAAGTCAAAGCTGAAGATACTGAGAAACAAAACTATAGACTTAAGTCCCAGGGCTGTTAAACGGGAAACATACTGTGTGCAGGACAGCCCAGCATGTCAGCTGCCACCTTGTTTTCAGAAGGCATCGCATGAACTTGTGACAGATGGCCAAGTACAtgctcttcctgctcctcctgacaGAAGCCCTGTTAAAATTTGTGTGTCTCCTACAAAAAATGCCAGTTTGCCCCTGACAGAGGAACAGAAAACTAAGGAAACAAATACAAAGGCAATTGGCAAACTGCCAATGGCAAGACCATCATCTACTTTTGGTAAAAGCAATTTGTTGACAATTGACAAG CTCAAACGAGGAAAAACTACAAGTATTTCTACAAGAAGAGACTTAAACAGCATGGGATCATCTGAAGATGTATTTTCTGATAAATCTAGTATTGCTTTAGATGCTGTTGAGTCTTCCTTCAGTAGCAGTTCCTCAGTGCAAGACACAAAAGTCCTTCCTGCACCAAGTAAG CCTGGCTTAAAGAAGATGTCATATCTGAAATGTCCTCGTGCTGTCAGCGGTCTCCCAAGAAAGGCtacatcatcatcttcatcatcagTTTCCAGCATGAACTCAAGTCTTAATTCAAGTTTACCCATTTCTCCTATAGGCAAAAAAG GAAAATCAAACTTGTCATCAAAAGCTAGTGTGAGTGGCTCTAAGCTTCCATCTGGTACAAGCAGGCTGGCCCTTGTCAGACCTACCACAGTGtcatctctgcaggctgccaATACTGAGAAATCCAAGAAGCAAGTGAGATCAGCTAGTACTCCCAAAGTATCTAGTGCTATAAACCTGGCTAAATCTTCAGCTTCTGCAACATTATCtgaggctgcaggcagtggaaTTCAGAGACCAAGCTCTGTTCCCAGTCTGCAGCAGCTATGTCAGCAGAATAAAGATGGGATTTCAACAAAAGGAAGCCTGTGTCCAAAGCCCAAGGCTAGAGTTCTGTCTGCTTCAACAAGTCAAACTAAGGCTCCTGTGAAGACTCAAG ATGCAACACCAAACAAATTGGCACAAAAAGCAGCACCATCTCTTGGATTAACATTTTGTGGCACACCTGGAAG TGCCATGGCAGTCAGCACTCCTATGAAAGGCTCAGAAGATAAGGTTTTCcaggggttttgttttcctgagaaGTCTGCCACCATGACTCCTGCCAGTGTGAAGCGGTCTGGCCTGCCTACGCCTGTCCGTCGGCTCTCGGGGCTCCCAGCAGTGACTCCCAGAACTGTGCCCAGAGTGGCATTCTCGCCACACGCTGCATCTCTTCggcaaagctgcagcttttctaCCAAAAAGACTTTTACAGCTGG TCCTAAACAGAAACAAGAGAGTAAGACACAGACATCTTCAGAGGATGATACATCTCCTCCACCTGTGCCACCTCTTGTACTTAACTTCTCACCAGAGAAAACTGCTGCAGAAGGAGtagaaaatgcattaaaagaGGCAGAAGTACAAAATAAGCTGGCTGAAGTACAAAATCAGCTGGCTGAGGAGAAACAACCTGAG gctttacTGCTAGATATTGGAGCAGACAAGTCTCTCCCACACACTTCTGAGTGTGAAAGTAGACCTTTGATTGACCTTTCCAATACTCCTGAAGTGAGTAAGATTACTTCTCCAAAGCCTGTGTTATCTGGACAGATAAAG ctgatTGATTTGAGTTCTCCTCTTATCACTCTGAGCCCTGATGTAAACAAAGAAAATCTGGATTCCCCTCTACTCAAGTTCTGA